The Bacillus sp. F19 DNA segment AGAGCGAATGCCCACACCTGGAGCAGAGATATCTGGCTTCATTACTCCATATGCCGAAGGACCACGTGAGGAGAAATCAGCAATCTGATTTTTAGTATCTGTTGCGCCAGTAGCAAACGATTCCGGATAATTGCCTGGCAAGCCGACGCTTCCATCAGCAGGACCGGAATTTCCAGCAGAGAATGCAGGGAAAATTTCAGCTGCACGCCAGTTTTTCACCATTTGTCGGTAAAAATCATCGATAAAAGGGCCGGAACCCCAAGAGTTGTTCACTATGTCTGGTGCTTTTTCTGGATGCGGATTGCCCTGGGCATCCTTTGGAGCTAGAACCCACTCTCCAGCTGCCAGTAGATCATCAGTGGTTGCACCCTGCGCTGTAAAGGCTTTTACAGCAATCCATTTTGCACCTGGAGCGACACCGATTTGGTTCGTGCCATTTGGCTCAGAACCCACCATCGTACCTACGGTGTGAGTTCCGTGACCATGATCATCATAAGGTGCAGCTTTCCCATTAATAGCGTCAAACCAGTTGTAAGTGTTATCAGGTTGATCTGGATTGGCTGGGTCGTAACCCCGATACTTTGTTTTTAAAGCTGGGTGATTCCACTGGACTCCTGAATCAATACTAGCAACTACAATTCCTGTACCATCAATGCCCATCTTCCAAACTGGTGGTGCCTCGATTTTTGCCATATTCCATTCGGTTGAATCGAGAGGATTAACTATTGATTGAGTGGATTTGTTACTGCTTTCAGATGGGATTAACTGTACCTTTTCGTTAGGTAGAATTTCTTCGACTTCAGGGAAGGTAGCAAGTTTTTCCATCACTTGTTTGGTTCCTGTTACCGCCATGCCGTTTACGATATAGAAAGATTCAAACTCTTTAACATTTCCTTTCTTTTTTTCTTGTTCTAGATAAGTTTTGACCGAGTATTGAGTTTCATTGGCTTTAGCTCGGAGAGTGGAGACGATAGCTGAGCGTTTCATCAATTCGGTTTTGGCTGCTGTTTGTTTTTGAGCTTTAGCTTTTTTAGCTGTTTCGATTGCAACTTTGTTTGTATCCACTTGATCTTTAAATTCTAATAAAAATGAAACAGTTTTATTCTTATTAAACTGATCGTTCAGTTTTTTGTCTATCTTTGTTTCCGCACTCTTAGATTCTCCATCAGAACTTTCCTGAAGAGAAATACTTTCTTTGGAGTTGGGTTTAGCCAAAGCGAAATTTGGTAAAAAAGTAGAGATCAACAATAATGCACATAAAATAAAACTAAATGTGACGTGGCCTTGTTTTTTCCTTTTTATCAATTTGAATCCTCCTTAAATCTGCTTGTATTAAGACTTGCGTAAGGGAGCAGTATTTTTAATTGTTGTAGATGGCCACCAACTGTTGTAGATGGCCACCAACTGTTGTAGATGGCCACCAACTTTCTTTATTTTTATAAATCTTTTATAAATTGAATCTATCAATCTATGATTTACTTAGGTCTTACGTTTACATACACTTTACCATCGGCTATTTGACGAGATTCGTTTCCATAAGCGTCTCTCATTACCACTTCGATTACAGCACCGTTAATCTTGTCTTTTGGAGCCGTCCAGGTACCAACATAGTGACCGTTTCCTTGCTCTGTTAATGGTATTTCAACAGAAGTGGCGGTTGCGGTTGCTGTTGTTGTTTTTGTTGTTGTTGTGGCTTCAGCTGCATAGGTTGAAGGTAAGCGAACAATGAAGGAGCCACTAATTCCATGTTCACTATCTAGTTCGACAGTCAACTTATTACCCTTATTTATCACCACATCTTGAGCTGGTTTTAAATTTGTGATTGCAGGTGGATTAAACTTGGCGTAAATAGCGACTCCTTTGCTAGTTTCATTTCCAGCACGGTCCTTTGCAGTGACCGTAAATTTATTTTCTCCACTATTGAGTAATAGGCGTAGGGAGTAAGAGCCATCTTCTGTGACATTCACTTTTTGACCATTTATAGTGACTTCGGATAGATGTAGGTCGGTCACTTTTCCTTCAATCGTAACTGCCTTCTGATTTGTTTTGAAACCATCAGCAGGTTTGGTGATGGTTAGTTCTGGTTTTGCCTGGTCAAGGGTGATCTTCACTGGCTCGGACGGATCCGTACTACCTTGATTAGATGAAGAGATAGCTGTCAGCACGTTTTCACCTTTTTGAAGGGGCACATCTACAGAGAAAGTGCCATCCTCTCTAGCTGTTGTGGTAGCCTCTTCTTTCCCTTTATTGAAAAGATGAACTTGGGTAGCAGGTGAAGCTTGCCCTTCTACTGTGAAAGTAGATTGATTGGTGATGGCTGCATCTTTTGGTGTTGTAATCACTGGAGTCATCGCTTCATATTGTACCTGTGCCCGAATCATAATGTTTCCCTGATTTTGAGGGAACGGTACCCAAACACCATTTTGCATTTGCCAGCTCCGACCCGCGCTTTTACTGTTTGTATCAATAGCAAGTCCTGGAGCATTCGGGTAGACGCCTTCTTGAAGATAGACAAAATAGAAGTCGTCGTTTACGAAGATGCTTTCATTTGACAAATCGACAACCGACCATTGCCCATTCGTTAGTGCAGTCGAATCAAATGGACCCGCTATTTGTTTGCCAGGACCACCTTGATTTCCACTATTATCATAGATGGCAAGCTTAAAGTCTGTTCCACCTGGAGACGGCCATCCTTTATCCCAGAAGCGGACGAGACCTGCAGTGACTAAGGCGCTTTTTTTGCCCTCAGGTAGAGAAATTTTTACAGCCCAAGCATTTTTTTCAGTAACACTCCAAGATTTAGCATTTTCCGCTGTCCCATCATCATAGCCTATCTCACTTGAATAGCCTACAAATGGTGGTAACCCAACATTTTGTTCACTCTGCCCGTTTGCTGGGATGGAGATGGTGATATCTTGGGTGAAAAAGAAAGGCGCGGACACATGTAATGTATAGGTTCCTTCATAGGCAGTGATAGAGAAATGTCCGTTTTCATCAGTTTGTACAGGTTGAATGACCGCGTCTTCGATCAGAGAGAGTGTTGCGTTAGCTAGCGGCTGACCTGTTTGCTTATTTGTGACCGTTCCGTTAACCGTTCCTTTCGATGCCGGTTTTAAGATAAAGTTGGCATCTAACGTACCATCTTTAGGAATCTTCACTCGTTGCTCGGAAGAGACATATCCATATGACTCTGCACGTAAGGTGAACTCACCAGCAGAATGTCTCATGGTAAAGCTACCATCAACTGGGTTGGTGATAGCAGAACGTCCTGATTCGAGCGCGCTCACTGTAGCCTCAAGTGGCAGGGTCATGGGTTGTTCTGCTGCCGGTGTGATCGCGGCGGTAGGTGCCATCACGTTTTGTATTTTTATTGTTTTGATGGTATCCGAGTTTTCCAGTTGTCTTGCATCTTCTAGTTCTACATTGGCTGTAGTAAGTGCTGTATTGCTTAAGGCGACATCATCGATATACCAGCCTGCTCTTTGGCCCAATTCGTCTGTGGTGAGGTTAAAGGCGATATAGATTTCTTGACCAGCATATGCGGTTAGATCGATTTGGCGTTGAGTCCATTCAAGAGAGTTACCAGTGATGCTGGACAACTGTTGCCAGTTTTGTTTGTCTGTTGACACAAGCACATAACCATTATCGTAACCGCTTTCAATTTGATACCAGTCTTTAAACTGCAGATAAGTATTACCTTCAGGCACGATGATTCGAGGCATCATCAAGCTCATATTGGCTCTAGCGTCATATTGACCACTTAACTTGGTTCCGTACACTTTTTCACCGGAAGCGGCCGTTGCTGGTCCATTGTCGTAGGCAGGTACTCCCCATTGCCAAGTGTTTTTCGTACCATAAGAAGTCCAGCCGTTCGGTATAGATTCAAAATCTTGATAATAACCAGTGCTAATACCCGCTTTGACTGGTACTTTGTAATCGTCAGAAGTAACCGCATTTTGTCCATAGTCCGTGATGCGCCAACGATAGGTAAGGGTTGGAACCTGTATGGCATCAGCCGGAATCACGGCTTGGTACGTTCCGCTCTTATAGTTACCTGCGGTACGAGTTGCTGCTACTGTTTGCCATTCGGCAGTTTCGCTTGCACGGTATTCTAGCTCTACTCTTCTAACACTGACATTGTCTTGTACTTGAACAGTAAGAGGTAATGTCATATTTTCAAAGTTTTCAGTTGGAGCGGTATGTTCATAAGTTGGATTCTCAGTATCCTGACCTTCATGACCCACTTGTCCCTGAACGCGGCCAAGTCCGCTGGTTATGGATGATACGGCCATATAGGCGTTTACTAGTCCATGACCATACCCATTGTTTGGTGAAGTTGGATAGGTGGAATCAGTTAATGGTGTTGCTGAATCTTTTAAAATTTTTTCAATTTCATCAACAGAAAGAGATGGATTCACCTGCTTCATCAAGGCAACGACTCCAGAAATGTGTGGTGCACCAAACATAGTCAGAGATAAAGTCGAATAGCTGCCACGTAGGTCGGAAGAGCGAATGTTCTCACCTGGAGCGGAAATGTCTGGCTTCATTACTCCATATGCCGAAGGACCGCGTCCTGAGTGAAACCCCCGCAGATTATTACTATCTGTATACCCAACAGCAAACGATTCCGGATAGTTGGCTGGGGTCCAGATTAACCCTTCTTTATAGCTTGAATTTCCAGCAGCGAACACAGGGAAAATCTCAGCTGCACGCCAGTTTTGCACCATTGGACGGAACCATTCATCGACTCCTTCTTGAACTGAACCCCATGAGTTGTTCACTACATCAGGTGCTTTTTCTGGATGTGGGTTGCCCTCAGCATCTTTTGGAGCTAGAATCCATTCTCCGGCTTCCAGTAGATCGACTTGGGTTCCGCTACCACCATAGCTTGAAAAGGCTTTCACAGCGATCCATTTTGCACCTGGAGCAACCCCAATTTGATTTGAACCATTAGGTTCAGAACCTACCATGATTCCTGTGACGCGGGTACCTTGTTTAGTTGTATCATTTGGAGTCGAACTCCCATTAACAGCATCAAACCAGTTGAAGGTATGGTCAGGTTGATCTGGATTGGCTGGGTTGTAACCCCGATACTTTTCTTTTAAAGCAGGGTGATCCCACTGGACTCCTGTATCGATACTAGCGACTACAGTTCCCGTACCATCAAAGCCCATCTTCCAGACATTTGGTGCGTCAATTTTTGCAATATTCCATTCGACTGAAGTGGTGTCTGTCTGAGTGTCTTCCCGAGTGTCCGCTTGGGTGTCAGTTTGAGTTTCTGCTTTAGCATCAGCTGTTGGTTGAGTGGATGTATTACTGCTTTCATTCGGGATCATCTGTACCGTTTCGTTAGGCAGAATTTTTTCGACTTCAGGGAAGGTTGCAAGTTTATCCATCACTTGTTTAGTTCCTGTTACCGCCATACCGTTGACGATATAGAAGGATTGAAACTCTTTGACATTTCCTTTCTCTTTCTCTTGATTCAAATAGGTTTTGATCGAGTATTGAGTTTCATTAGCCGTAGCTCGGAGTGTGGAGACGACAGCCGAACGTTTCATTAATTCGGTTTTGGCAGCAGTTTGTTTTTGAGATTTAGCTTTTTTAGCTGTTTCGCTGGCAACTTTGTTTGTATCCACTTGATCTTTTAATTTTAATAAAAATGTAACGGTTTTATCCTTATTAAACTGATCGTTCAGTTTTTTATCTACCTTTGTATTCACATTTTTAGATGCTGCCTCTGAACTTACTGCCTCAGAACTTTCATGAAGAGTAATACTTGCTTTGGAGTTGGAATTAGCCAAAGCAAATTGAGGTAAAAAAGTAGAGACGAGTAACAACATGCATAAAATTAAGTTAACTGCAACAAGACCATGTCTGTTCCTTTTCATCAATTCGACTCCTTTCTGGAATTTGCTTACATTAAGACTTGAGATACAGGGTTATATTTTTTATTGTTGCAGATGAACACCAACTTTCTATGTTTGGATAGATTTGATCTTTGACCTTTGCTCATTCCTTTCCCCCCTT contains these protein-coding regions:
- a CDS encoding S8 family serine peptidase; this encodes MKRNRHGLVAVNLILCMLLLVSTFLPQFALANSNSKASITLHESSEAVSSEAASKNVNTKVDKKLNDQFNKDKTVTFLLKLKDQVDTNKVASETAKKAKSQKQTAAKTELMKRSAVVSTLRATANETQYSIKTYLNQEKEKGNVKEFQSFYIVNGMAVTGTKQVMDKLATFPEVEKILPNETVQMIPNESSNTSTQPTADAKAETQTDTQADTREDTQTDTTSVEWNIAKIDAPNVWKMGFDGTGTVVASIDTGVQWDHPALKEKYRGYNPANPDQPDHTFNWFDAVNGSSTPNDTTKQGTRVTGIMVGSEPNGSNQIGVAPGAKWIAVKAFSSYGGSGTQVDLLEAGEWILAPKDAEGNPHPEKAPDVVNNSWGSVQEGVDEWFRPMVQNWRAAEIFPVFAAGNSSYKEGLIWTPANYPESFAVGYTDSNNLRGFHSGRGPSAYGVMKPDISAPGENIRSSDLRGSYSTLSLTMFGAPHISGVVALMKQVNPSLSVDEIEKILKDSATPLTDSTYPTSPNNGYGHGLVNAYMAVSSITSGLGRVQGQVGHEGQDTENPTYEHTAPTENFENMTLPLTVQVQDNVSVRRVELEYRASETAEWQTVAATRTAGNYKSGTYQAVIPADAIQVPTLTYRWRITDYGQNAVTSDDYKVPVKAGISTGYYQDFESIPNGWTSYGTKNTWQWGVPAYDNGPATAASGEKVYGTKLSGQYDARANMSLMMPRIIVPEGNTYLQFKDWYQIESGYDNGYVLVSTDKQNWQQLSSITGNSLEWTQRQIDLTAYAGQEIYIAFNLTTDELGQRAGWYIDDVALSNTALTTANVELEDARQLENSDTIKTIKIQNVMAPTAAITPAAEQPMTLPLEATVSALESGRSAITNPVDGSFTMRHSAGEFTLRAESYGYVSSEQRVKIPKDGTLDANFILKPASKGTVNGTVTNKQTGQPLANATLSLIEDAVIQPVQTDENGHFSITAYEGTYTLHVSAPFFFTQDITISIPANGQSEQNVGLPPFVGYSSEIGYDDGTAENAKSWSVTEKNAWAVKISLPEGKKSALVTAGLVRFWDKGWPSPGGTDFKLAIYDNSGNQGGPGKQIAGPFDSTALTNGQWSVVDLSNESIFVNDDFYFVYLQEGVYPNAPGLAIDTNSKSAGRSWQMQNGVWVPFPQNQGNIMIRAQVQYEAMTPVITTPKDAAITNQSTFTVEGQASPATQVHLFNKGKEEATTTAREDGTFSVDVPLQKGENVLTAISSSNQGSTDPSEPVKITLDQAKPELTITKPADGFKTNQKAVTIEGKVTDLHLSEVTINGQKVNVTEDGSYSLRLLLNSGENKFTVTAKDRAGNETSKGVAIYAKFNPPAITNLKPAQDVVINKGNKLTVELDSEHGISGSFIVRLPSTYAAEATTTTKTTTATATATSVEIPLTEQGNGHYVGTWTAPKDKINGAVIEVVMRDAYGNESRQIADGKVYVNVRPK